Proteins from one Bacteroidales bacterium genomic window:
- the htpG gene encoding molecular chaperone HtpG, with amino-acid sequence MKKGKINVTGEDIFPIIKKFLYSDHEIFLRELISNAVDATQKLKILVSKGDYKDELGDLTIRVKADKKAGTLTFSDSGIGMTGEEVNKYINQIAFSGAEEFMEKYKDDTNAIIGHFGLGFYSSFMVADKVEIRTKSYKKDEKAVKWECDGSPNFKLEEIEKESRGTDIILHIDDDSKEFLEDSKINELLNKYCKFLPVEIAFGKEKEWKDDKHVDTDKDKIINNTAPAWTKKPGDLKDEDYKSFYKELYPMTFDDPLFNIHLNVDYPFNLTGILYFPKFTGNLELQKNKIQLYQRQVFVTDSVEGIVPEFLTLLHGVLDSPDIPLNVSRSYLQSDRNVKKISSHITKKVADRLKEIFNDQREDFEKKWNDLKVFIEYGMLSDEKFQEKAMKFFLLNNTEGKYFTFEEYEELVKPNQTDKDNTVIYLYTTDPVGQYSFIEEAKQKGYDVLVMDGQLDAHFINTIEPKLEGKRFSRVDADVIEKLIAKEDGFESKLSSEDESNLTAVFQSQIPKDATYLVSFEALSEKSNPTLITQNEFMRRMKDMSKLGGEAGYYGNLPDSYNLIVNSNHDLITGLKDKMYESIGSEIKEADKSLSKVKNDIEALDKLQKGKKDEEITQEEKDKREELNKKTSEIEESKRKILSKFGEDHKIVKQLVDLGLLANNMLKGESLNKFVKRSVEMIDKV; translated from the coding sequence ATGAAAAAAGGAAAAATAAATGTTACGGGCGAAGATATATTCCCGATAATTAAAAAGTTTTTGTATTCCGACCATGAAATATTTCTTCGCGAATTGATTTCAAATGCTGTTGATGCTACCCAAAAGTTGAAAATTCTTGTATCAAAAGGAGATTATAAAGATGAGCTGGGAGATTTAACTATTCGTGTTAAAGCTGACAAAAAAGCAGGAACATTAACTTTTTCAGATTCAGGAATAGGAATGACAGGCGAGGAAGTTAATAAATACATTAACCAAATTGCTTTTTCCGGTGCTGAAGAGTTTATGGAAAAATATAAAGATGATACTAATGCTATTATAGGGCATTTCGGACTTGGTTTTTATTCTTCTTTTATGGTTGCCGATAAAGTTGAAATAAGAACAAAATCATACAAAAAAGACGAAAAAGCTGTAAAATGGGAATGTGACGGAAGTCCCAATTTTAAATTAGAGGAAATTGAAAAAGAAAGCAGAGGAACCGATATAATATTACATATTGATGATGACTCAAAAGAGTTTCTGGAAGACAGCAAAATTAATGAACTCCTTAATAAGTATTGTAAGTTCTTACCGGTAGAAATTGCATTCGGGAAAGAGAAAGAATGGAAAGACGATAAACATGTTGATACGGATAAAGATAAAATAATTAATAATACAGCTCCGGCTTGGACAAAAAAACCCGGAGACTTGAAAGATGAAGATTATAAAAGCTTTTACAAAGAACTTTATCCGATGACTTTTGACGATCCTTTGTTTAATATTCATCTTAATGTTGATTATCCGTTCAATTTAACCGGGATTTTATACTTCCCTAAGTTTACGGGAAATTTAGAGTTGCAAAAAAATAAAATCCAACTTTATCAGCGGCAAGTGTTTGTTACTGACTCCGTTGAGGGGATTGTGCCTGAATTTTTGACATTACTCCACGGTGTTTTGGATTCTCCCGATATTCCTTTGAATGTTTCAAGAAGTTATTTACAAAGTGACAGAAATGTTAAAAAAATATCAAGTCATATTACCAAAAAAGTTGCCGACAGATTAAAAGAAATTTTTAATGACCAAAGAGAAGACTTCGAGAAAAAATGGAATGATTTGAAGGTTTTCATCGAATACGGAATGTTAAGTGATGAGAAGTTTCAAGAAAAGGCAATGAAGTTCTTTTTACTTAATAATACCGAAGGCAAGTATTTTACATTTGAAGAATATGAAGAACTTGTAAAACCTAACCAAACAGATAAAGATAATACCGTAATTTATCTTTACACAACAGATCCTGTAGGGCAATACAGTTTTATAGAGGAAGCAAAACAAAAAGGTTATGACGTACTTGTAATGGACGGTCAGCTTGATGCACATTTTATTAATACGATAGAACCAAAGCTTGAAGGCAAACGTTTTTCTCGTGTTGATGCAGATGTAATTGAGAAATTAATAGCAAAAGAAGACGGCTTTGAATCAAAATTAAGTTCAGAGGATGAATCTAATTTAACTGCGGTATTTCAAAGTCAAATTCCGAAAGATGCAACTTATTTGGTCAGTTTTGAGGCGTTATCCGAAAAATCAAATCCTACTTTGATTACGCAAAATGAATTTATGAGAAGGATGAAAGATATGTCAAAGCTCGGAGGTGAAGCAGGATATTACGGAAACTTACCCGACAGCTATAATCTTATTGTTAACTCAAACCATGATTTGATTACGGGGTTAAAAGATAAAATGTATGAGTCAATAGGTTCTGAGATTAAAGAAGCAGATAAATCATTGAGTAAAGTTAAAAATGATATTGAGGCTTTAGACAAATTACAAAAAGGGAAAAAAGACGAAGAAATTACGCAAGAAGAAAAAGATAAAAGAGAGGAATTGAATAAAAAAACTTCTGAAATTGAAGAAAGTAAGCGAAAAATACTCTCTAAATTCGGAGAAGACCATAAAATTGTTAAGCAATTAGTAGATTTAGGATTGCTTGCAAATAATATGCTTAAAGGAGAATCTTTAAATAAGTTTGTAAAAAGAAGTGTTGAGATGATAGATAAAGTATAA
- a CDS encoding DUF1987 domain-containing protein, with protein sequence MESIYTEKTKKTPLINLNLEGNVFQIKGPSFSEDTVEVYKPVIEWIDKTIPLLDKELNCELYFTILNSASHKKIFQILIKLNTFMDDGKKINVKWYYDEDDEDIMEMGEDLIELINLPFELIAVKH encoded by the coding sequence ATGGAAAGTATTTATACTGAGAAAACAAAAAAAACACCCTTAATAAACTTGAACCTTGAAGGAAATGTTTTTCAAATAAAAGGTCCCTCTTTTTCGGAAGATACAGTAGAAGTATATAAGCCGGTTATTGAATGGATTGATAAAACCATACCTTTGCTTGATAAAGAGTTGAATTGTGAGTTGTATTTTACAATACTTAACAGTGCATCACACAAAAAAATATTTCAGATTTTAATTAAGCTTAATACGTTTATGGATGACGGAAAGAAAATAAATGTTAAATGGTATTATGATGAGGACGATGAGGACATAATGGAAATGGGTGAAGATTTAATTGAATTAATAAACTTGCCTTTCGAACTTATTGCCGTAAAACATTAA
- a CDS encoding SiaB family protein kinase: protein MSENKNTDNLIVDENENLKQIDLAYEMTKSVDEDYIEYVYRGNFSENITANILNLTDAKFVNDKDAYSSRKRISYLLIESLQNVIRHHDAPDDNFYSESLFVIQKTKDSIYITTANVVENNNIKKLKDYLTKIKGFTPEELKKEYHKILLDGVISEKGGGGLGIITMARRTNGRFNFEFKKIDDTYSYYYFQIRLIITEEPEKESVNELVSLKRISKFHSLLNKENILLNFNGSFAFENLESILPIIESHSIGGQEIKKRVFDLTVNMLRNIINFADEFHQDESAVPHNSRGVFLLSKRNNKLFLTAGNLILNDKALILKNKINIINNTETGSLIKIKDYLAHFFLYDLTERPDLSLIDMKLKNRSNINHVFKRINSKTSYFILQLVI, encoded by the coding sequence ATGTCAGAAAATAAAAACACCGATAATTTAATAGTTGACGAGAATGAAAATCTCAAGCAAATTGATTTAGCCTATGAAATGACCAAATCGGTTGATGAAGATTATATTGAATATGTTTACAGAGGTAACTTTTCGGAAAACATTACTGCCAATATTTTAAATTTGACTGATGCAAAATTTGTAAATGACAAGGATGCATACAGCAGCAGAAAACGAATTTCATATTTATTAATTGAATCTTTACAAAATGTTATCAGACATCATGATGCACCTGATGACAATTTTTACTCAGAAAGTTTATTCGTAATTCAGAAAACAAAAGATTCCATATATATTACCACAGCAAATGTTGTTGAAAATAATAACATTAAGAAATTAAAAGATTACTTAACTAAAATTAAGGGTTTTACTCCGGAAGAACTTAAAAAAGAATACCATAAAATACTATTAGACGGAGTAATCAGTGAAAAAGGCGGAGGCGGTCTCGGGATTATTACAATGGCGAGAAGAACAAACGGACGTTTTAACTTTGAATTTAAAAAAATAGATGATACATATTCTTATTATTACTTTCAAATTCGTTTAATAATCACGGAGGAGCCTGAAAAAGAATCTGTTAATGAGTTAGTTTCTCTTAAGCGAATTTCAAAATTTCACAGCTTATTAAATAAAGAAAATATTCTTTTAAACTTTAACGGTTCTTTTGCATTTGAAAATCTTGAAAGCATACTTCCGATTATTGAGTCACATTCAATAGGCGGACAAGAAATAAAAAAGAGAGTATTTGATTTAACGGTTAATATGCTTCGAAATATAATTAATTTTGCAGATGAGTTTCATCAAGATGAAAGTGCCGTTCCGCATAACAGCAGAGGTGTGTTTTTATTAAGCAAAAGAAATAACAAATTATTTTTAACGGCAGGAAACCTTATTTTAAACGATAAAGCTTTAATTCTAAAAAACAAAATAAACATTATTAATAATACCGAAACCGGCAGTTTAATTAAAATAAAAGATTACTTAGCACATTTCTTTTTATATGACCTAACCGAAAGACCTGATTTAAGTTTAATAGATATGAAATTAAAAAACAGGAGTAATATTAACCACGTATTTAAAAGAATAAATTCGAAAACTTCTTACTTTATATTACAGCTTGTTATTTAA
- a CDS encoding toxin-antitoxin system YwqK family antitoxin, whose translation MINKLLTILLFYSFMLPSIVFGQSLTKTYYSDTINCVKEEYYAIVTESDTFKTGAYTYFYKNGNKMQEGKFENNLLNGLWKVYYPGGNLKSEITFENSKKTGEFKHYFENGKLKQVGRYKNGYPDGLIITYYKTGKIKISGKYTNGILNGRVEKFRENGTKEEVITYKNNNIDGYWEAYYDTGELNYKGIKKGDLYIDTLYVYYKSGNLQRKCFYKDGKLNGNFYAYYKDKTLSAKYHYSNGLLNGTYNSYHTNGALAEAGGYFQDLRVGKWESFYPDSNLFSAGEYLGGQFDGLWKIYYQNGKLKQKGLFKNGNAEGKWQFFHENGTISEEGKYLNDSKTGIWKVYNNSGELIKKNKYLNGQLIKE comes from the coding sequence GTGATAAATAAGCTGTTAACAATACTGTTGTTTTATTCTTTTATGTTACCTTCAATTGTTTTCGGACAAAGTTTAACTAAAACATATTATTCTGATACAATTAACTGCGTTAAAGAAGAATATTATGCTATTGTTACCGAAAGTGACACATTTAAAACCGGAGCATATACTTATTTCTATAAAAACGGAAATAAAATGCAAGAAGGTAAATTTGAGAACAACCTTCTTAACGGTCTTTGGAAAGTATATTATCCAGGCGGAAATTTAAAATCTGAAATTACATTTGAAAACAGCAAAAAAACCGGAGAATTTAAACATTATTTTGAAAACGGAAAACTTAAACAAGTCGGCAGATACAAAAATGGATATCCCGACGGTTTAATTATAACTTATTATAAAACCGGAAAAATTAAAATATCCGGAAAATATACAAACGGCATATTAAACGGCAGAGTTGAAAAATTCAGAGAAAACGGAACAAAAGAAGAAGTAATTACATACAAAAATAATAATATTGACGGATATTGGGAGGCATATTACGACACAGGGGAGTTGAATTATAAAGGAATAAAAAAAGGAGATTTATACATTGATACTTTGTATGTATATTATAAATCCGGCAATTTACAAAGAAAATGTTTTTATAAAGACGGAAAACTGAACGGAAACTTTTACGCTTATTATAAAGATAAAACGTTGAGTGCAAAATATCATTATTCAAACGGGCTTTTAAACGGAACATACAATTCATACCACACAAACGGAGCTCTTGCAGAAGCAGGAGGCTATTTTCAAGATTTAAGAGTCGGAAAATGGGAATCCTTCTATCCTGACAGTAATTTATTTTCAGCAGGTGAATATTTAGGCGGACAATTTGACGGGTTATGGAAAATATATTACCAAAACGGAAAACTCAAACAAAAGGGTTTATTTAAAAACGGAAATGCAGAAGGGAAATGGCAATTTTTTCATGAGAACGGAACTATTTCCGAAGAAGGAAAATATTTAAATGACAGTAAAACCGGTATTTGGAAAGTTTATAATAATTCGGGAGAACTTATAAAAAAAAATAAATACTTAAACGGACAACTTATCAAAGAATAA
- a CDS encoding tetratricopeptide repeat protein: MINFKHNTVYVIIFLLFSVNINTFAQLSEKEEKILEGFLESAKKFLKNEETNKAANQYYKAGILCFERNENLKAIPYLKEAAKIHGKNKEYDKVMKIYSNLGLLYANISEYDKSLLYFQNSLKIRKNLGNQAQISSGLLDLAYVLSIQQKYKDAIINVIKALEIASDIQDSRLMLISYRMLAENYQQIGNEQKAAEYLDKYASYRQHFEKTKTEEQVSEVRIKSIAELSIKDAEARAKQLELELIKKNKELAEDTLSRKLKAREDSLAIVQYKIKQDSVAIELLEKDKELTKIQRKQDKADQRFYVIVGVSIIVFIALIVIGLMFNIRRRKKHNLLLAKTNKLIAEQNKNIELKNEELTNAFLKIEEQNKDINSSIDYAVNIQKSLLPKQENLTKYFADSFILFKPRDKVSGDFYWFKDAVINRKGEKPMKKFFVSAIDCTGHGVPGAFLSMMSFNLLDDIVEQKRIHKPGEILDELHNGVRKTLRQADTKNRDGMDMALCSYCPETNILEFAGAKNPMIYMKDGKMHRVKGNVKPIGGIIYDRSEVKRFTNNTFEIDSPTTVYIFSDGFADQTGEETNRKLMTKFFRGLLMEIHQKPMSEQRDILSLFLKKWQGKTDQIDDILVIGFKIYPNKI, encoded by the coding sequence ATGATCAATTTTAAACATAATACTGTTTATGTGATAATATTTTTATTATTTTCTGTAAACATAAATACTTTTGCTCAACTTTCAGAAAAAGAAGAAAAGATACTTGAGGGTTTTTTAGAATCTGCAAAAAAGTTTTTAAAGAATGAGGAAACAAATAAGGCTGCTAATCAATATTATAAAGCAGGAATTCTTTGTTTTGAAAGAAATGAAAACTTAAAAGCTATACCTTACCTTAAAGAAGCTGCAAAAATACACGGAAAAAATAAAGAGTATGACAAAGTAATGAAGATATACAGTAATTTAGGTTTGCTCTATGCCAATATCAGCGAATATGATAAATCATTGCTTTACTTCCAAAATAGCTTAAAGATAAGAAAGAACTTAGGTAATCAGGCACAAATTTCATCCGGCTTATTAGATTTAGCTTATGTTTTGTCAATTCAGCAGAAATACAAAGACGCAATTATTAATGTAATTAAAGCACTTGAAATTGCAAGTGATATTCAAGACTCAAGGTTAATGCTCATTAGTTACAGAATGTTGGCTGAAAATTATCAACAAATAGGAAATGAGCAAAAAGCAGCTGAATATCTTGATAAATATGCTTCATACAGGCAACATTTTGAAAAAACAAAAACAGAGGAACAAGTTAGTGAAGTACGGATTAAATCAATTGCAGAATTAAGCATTAAAGATGCAGAAGCACGTGCAAAACAACTTGAACTCGAACTTATTAAAAAGAATAAAGAACTTGCAGAGGATACATTGTCCAGAAAACTAAAAGCAAGAGAAGATTCGTTGGCTATTGTACAATATAAAATAAAACAAGACAGTGTTGCAATAGAATTATTAGAGAAAGATAAAGAACTAACAAAAATACAAAGGAAACAAGATAAAGCAGACCAACGGTTTTACGTTATTGTCGGAGTAAGTATTATAGTTTTTATAGCATTAATAGTTATCGGTTTAATGTTTAATATAAGAAGAAGAAAAAAACATAATTTACTTCTGGCAAAAACTAATAAATTAATTGCAGAACAAAACAAAAATATCGAATTAAAAAATGAAGAACTGACTAATGCATTTTTAAAAATAGAAGAACAAAATAAAGATATAAATTCCAGTATTGATTATGCTGTTAATATTCAAAAGTCACTGTTGCCGAAACAAGAGAACTTAACCAAATATTTTGCAGATTCCTTTATTTTGTTTAAACCGAGAGATAAAGTAAGTGGTGATTTCTATTGGTTTAAAGATGCCGTAATAAATCGGAAAGGAGAAAAGCCGATGAAAAAGTTTTTTGTTTCAGCAATTGATTGTACCGGGCATGGTGTTCCCGGAGCATTCTTGTCCATGATGAGTTTTAACTTGTTAGATGATATTGTTGAACAAAAAAGAATACACAAACCCGGAGAAATTTTGGATGAGTTGCATAACGGTGTTAGAAAGACCCTAAGACAAGCAGACACAAAAAACCGAGACGGAATGGATATGGCTTTATGTAGTTATTGTCCTGAAACAAATATTCTTGAATTTGCAGGTGCAAAAAATCCGATGATTTATATGAAAGACGGGAAAATGCACAGAGTTAAAGGGAATGTTAAACCTATAGGAGGGATTATTTATGACAGAAGTGAAGTAAAAAGGTTTACTAATAACACATTTGAAATTGACAGCCCTACAACGGTTTATATATTTTCGGACGGATTTGCCGATCAAACAGGAGAAGAAACAAACCGAAAATTAATGACTAAATTTTTTAGAGGTTTATTGATGGAAATTCATCAAAAACCTATGTCTGAACAAAGAGATATTTTGAGTCTTTTTTTAAAAAAATGGCAAGGAAAAACAGACCAAATAGATGATATTCTTGTTATAGGTTTTAAGATTTATCCAAATAAAATTTGA
- a CDS encoding OmpA family protein, which translates to MTTLYKYLLFIFFIFFFNILIKGQIALDKGDIEVRFLKDKVEIIPGKSFFNVLLIKNTTNEDKSFNLKLNTPKGWEVIGDSYEKINLPPLGNIKLPVRVTVNNNAKGGVGYVIVATITDETGSIYDTEYSFLNIPIKSQINIKTARRSRYFDQKDLKSSFSLILENRGNIDEIVNITAKPDISLLVEDQNIFVENVMVEAGTTKTVMFDVQLKNNVDVEKFKVHKIKLNVSANDTVISKMLWFNYLDWKYVNEYPNYNLPLRIELTAFNIFSNTNAKYRGSITGKILLKKRREVTYSFENMNKDPSTNNIYINSRALVSIKTPKTTIFLGDYTGNVEQTMYGRGLFVSQKINKFGTINAVYTQRFPVIKDNYGLYYTHNFKKALTLELGGAYTDDRGINISSKSGYGKLNTRLFNKSRLSMLYGISETDDSRVNAGLINGWGYRLDFSLDLNKIDFKIYSQYGSPTYSGYTKGRNDTRAYLFIPISDKSMINTFYSYLSYTPYYVQNGELFYNRFTDYQQLRLIYFRQSVNNVQLFGGANIDQQRTNNLTSISDDIPFSSISLKGELGIKVYDSFSQRTFSLTGKFGYTNVYRYSEYYNDIYMGNTLSERTYPVSEITFNYKQKHIGLHMIYYNGPYNITQQFSYLYFSNFSKSLNIMPSYENDFFKRRLKLVIRSSYINDLIAKNSRINIMSSVMWHAKKGWDFRFVNTTSYQNTTSSSDVASVTSSYSTTYFEIGIIKSFHFNQPRLKYYNYKAVFYKDLNGNRIHDANEPGVEKVLADIQRSNREADAADVNYNGEFITNELFTNQEGSIEYINMAEGSYTIKYSPKDMNLGTFETDEVKKNFTINSDTVMHIPFLERNKLFGRVSLNRTKHSALGEIPIDNIKIIVEGDNKTYTSLTDKEGNFELYIPVSDYYKVKINNIFYEHFNLRQEYYIVKFNGYKQFELSFDFDEKDRKIAFDESDFLIDDDDVADNDFSFEDIKVIKQTNLRGIVKDANSLIPIHATVSIHNINTHDLISETASSKRTGVYFTSFFAGKDYNIKATSKGYWTYKANLNIQQVTTFENITHDILLKKIVIDEEIKTDNLSFKPENAELSPLAMAELDNMLSILFLNPDIHIEISGHTDNMEALLVNPIELSKIRASSVASYLVKNGLDEARMKIRAMGNSSPRTQDDSDAGRARNRRVEIRVAAF; encoded by the coding sequence ATGACTACATTATATAAATATTTGCTATTTATATTTTTTATATTCTTTTTTAATATTCTTATTAAAGGTCAAATTGCTTTAGATAAAGGAGACATTGAAGTAAGATTTTTAAAAGATAAAGTTGAGATTATTCCCGGTAAATCATTTTTTAATGTTCTGCTTATTAAAAATACTACAAATGAGGATAAAAGCTTTAACCTAAAATTAAATACACCAAAAGGCTGGGAGGTAATCGGAGATTCATACGAAAAAATAAACTTGCCGCCTTTGGGAAATATTAAACTTCCTGTAAGAGTTACAGTAAATAATAATGCAAAAGGCGGAGTAGGATATGTTATTGTTGCTACAATTACAGACGAAACGGGTTCTATATACGATACAGAATACAGTTTCCTGAATATCCCCATAAAATCACAAATTAATATAAAAACTGCCAGACGTTCAAGATATTTTGACCAAAAAGATTTAAAATCATCTTTTTCATTAATACTTGAAAACAGAGGGAATATTGATGAAATTGTTAATATTACTGCTAAACCGGACATTTCACTACTTGTTGAAGACCAAAATATATTTGTTGAAAATGTTATGGTTGAAGCCGGAACTACAAAAACGGTTATGTTTGATGTTCAATTAAAGAACAATGTTGATGTTGAGAAATTCAAAGTTCATAAAATAAAACTAAATGTTAGTGCAAACGATACCGTTATATCAAAAATGCTTTGGTTTAATTATTTAGACTGGAAATATGTAAATGAATATCCAAACTATAATTTACCTCTCAGAATAGAATTAACCGCATTTAATATATTCAGCAATACAAATGCAAAATACAGAGGATCAATTACCGGTAAAATTCTGTTAAAAAAAAGGAGAGAAGTTACATATTCTTTTGAGAATATGAATAAAGACCCTAGTACAAATAATATTTATATAAACAGCAGAGCATTAGTAAGTATAAAAACCCCTAAAACAACAATCTTTCTCGGAGATTATACAGGCAACGTGGAACAAACTATGTACGGAAGAGGTTTATTTGTTTCACAGAAAATTAATAAGTTTGGTACTATAAATGCAGTTTACACTCAAAGATTTCCTGTAATAAAAGATAATTATGGTTTGTATTATACTCATAATTTCAAAAAAGCATTGACTCTTGAATTAGGAGGAGCTTATACTGACGACAGAGGAATCAATATAAGCTCAAAATCCGGTTACGGAAAGTTAAATACAAGACTGTTTAATAAATCAAGGCTGTCAATGTTATACGGAATAAGCGAAACAGATGACAGCAGGGTTAATGCCGGATTAATAAACGGGTGGGGCTATAGGCTGGATTTTTCTCTTGATTTAAATAAAATCGACTTTAAAATATATAGCCAATATGGTTCTCCTACTTATTCCGGCTACACTAAAGGACGAAATGATACAAGAGCATATTTATTTATTCCGATTTCTGATAAATCTATGATAAATACATTTTACTCTTATTTGTCATATACTCCTTATTATGTACAAAACGGAGAGCTTTTTTATAACAGATTTACTGATTATCAGCAATTAAGACTTATTTATTTTCGGCAATCAGTTAATAATGTACAACTTTTCGGAGGTGCTAATATTGATCAACAAAGAACAAATAATCTTACTTCTATTTCTGATGATATTCCTTTTTCATCAATAAGTTTGAAAGGTGAATTAGGTATAAAAGTTTATGACAGCTTTTCTCAAAGAACTTTTTCCCTCACAGGAAAGTTTGGTTATACAAATGTTTACAGGTATTCTGAATATTATAATGATATTTATATGGGCAATACCCTTAGTGAACGAACATACCCTGTTTCCGAAATAACATTTAATTATAAACAAAAACATATCGGTCTGCATATGATATATTATAACGGACCTTACAATATAACACAACAATTCTCTTATTTGTATTTTTCTAACTTTTCTAAGTCACTAAATATAATGCCTTCTTATGAGAATGACTTTTTTAAGAGAAGGCTTAAATTAGTTATAAGAAGCTCATATATTAATGATCTTATTGCAAAAAACAGCAGAATAAACATAATGAGTAGTGTTATGTGGCATGCAAAAAAAGGCTGGGATTTTAGGTTTGTAAACACAACTTCATACCAAAACACTACATCAAGCTCAGATGTTGCAAGTGTAACAAGTTCGTATTCAACAACGTATTTTGAAATTGGAATAATTAAATCATTTCATTTCAATCAACCTCGTTTAAAATATTATAACTATAAAGCCGTATTTTATAAAGATTTGAATGGCAACCGAATACATGATGCCAATGAACCCGGGGTTGAAAAAGTATTAGCCGATATCCAAAGAAGCAACCGAGAAGCTGATGCCGCAGATGTAAATTATAATGGCGAATTTATTACAAATGAACTGTTTACCAATCAAGAAGGTTCCATAGAATATATTAACATGGCAGAAGGCAGCTACACTATAAAATATTCACCGAAAGATATGAATCTGGGAACTTTTGAAACAGATGAGGTAAAGAAAAACTTCACAATCAACAGTGATACGGTTATGCATATCCCTTTTCTTGAAAGAAATAAACTTTTCGGCAGAGTCAGTTTAAACAGAACCAAACATTCTGCTTTGGGAGAAATACCTATTGATAACATAAAAATAATTGTTGAGGGAGACAATAAAACCTATACATCATTGACGGATAAAGAAGGTAATTTTGAATTATATATCCCTGTTTCAGATTATTATAAAGTAAAAATAAATAATATATTTTATGAACATTTTAATCTCAGACAAGAATATTATATTGTAAAATTCAACGGTTATAAACAATTCGAGCTAAGTTTTGATTTCGATGAAAAAGACAGAAAAATTGCTTTTGACGAAAGCGACTTTTTAATTGATGATGATGACGTTGCAGATAATGATTTTTCGTTTGAAGATATTAAAGTTATTAAACAAACAAATCTCAGAGGAATAGTAAAAGATGCTAATTCATTAATCCCTATTCATGCAACAGTTTCAATACACAATATTAATACACACGATTTAATTTCAGAAACAGCATCAAGTAAAAGAACCGGAGTTTATTTTACATCTTTCTTTGCAGGAAAAGATTATAATATTAAGGCAACTTCAAAAGGCTACTGGACATATAAAGCCAATTTAAATATTCAACAGGTTACGACTTTTGAGAACATTACACACGATATTTTATTAAAGAAAATTGTAATTGACGAAGAAATTAAAACAGATAATCTTAGTTTTAAACCCGAAAACGCAGAATTATCGCCTCTTGCTATGGCAGAACTAGACAATATGTTGTCAATATTATTCTTAAACCCTGATATTCATATTGAAATTTCCGGACATACTGATAATATGGAAGCTTTACTTGTTAACCCTATTGAATTATCAAAAATAAGAGCTTCATCTGTTGCATCATATCTTGTTAAAAACGGGCTTGATGAAGCAAGAATGAAAATCAGAGCAATGGGAAACTCTTCTCCGCGAACCCAAGACGACTCTGATGCTGGCAGAGCAAGAAACAGAAGGGTTGAAATAAGAGTCGCTGCGTTCTAA